The following coding sequences lie in one Nitratireductor mangrovi genomic window:
- a CDS encoding DUF922 domain-containing Zn-dependent protease, translated as MRALLTFLSAALAGLAVLVSPAAAQDWQPVEQVKTYAISGQTGIDLYRSIGANGPKIGAGRAIAYTDFDLKWSRDYVPGNGHCTLRSARPHLIITYRLPKPKGPLPAATQARWQTFIDGIEKHERVHGAMIVAMVKAIRETSVGLTAANDPNCQKVRAELKTRLAALSLEQRRRSREFDREEMSQGGNVHQLILALVNAE; from the coding sequence TTGCGTGCGCTCTTGACGTTCCTTTCGGCAGCCCTGGCTGGGCTTGCGGTGCTGGTCTCTCCCGCGGCAGCGCAGGACTGGCAGCCGGTCGAGCAGGTGAAGACCTATGCGATTTCGGGCCAGACCGGCATCGACCTCTACCGTTCGATCGGCGCCAACGGGCCGAAGATCGGCGCCGGACGGGCGATCGCCTACACCGACTTCGACCTCAAATGGTCGCGCGACTACGTGCCCGGGAACGGCCATTGCACGCTGCGCTCGGCGCGGCCGCACCTGATCATCACCTACCGGCTGCCGAAGCCGAAGGGGCCGCTGCCGGCGGCGACGCAGGCGCGCTGGCAGACCTTCATCGACGGCATCGAAAAGCACGAGCGCGTCCACGGCGCCATGATCGTGGCCATGGTCAAGGCGATCCGCGAGACCTCGGTCGGGCTGACCGCCGCCAACGACCCGAACTGCCAGAAGGTGCGCGCCGAACTGAAGACGCGGCTCGCGGCCTTGTCGCTCGAACAGCGCCGCAGGAGCCGCGAGTTCGACCGCGAGGAGATGAGCCAGGGCGGCAATGTCCATCAGCTGATCCTGGCGCTGGTCAACGCCGAATAG
- a CDS encoding DUF1993 domain-containing protein: MTLSLFDITVPVFIRGFRNLSANLEKARAHAEAEGIPVEDIIGARLFPDMLPLSGQVQRASDTAKFVPARVGGLEAPAMPDTETSFADLAARIDATVAYLKTVPDDAFDGREATEVALPAGGGRTINFTARDYVLNFAVPNFYFHLSIAHGIMRHKGVAIGKLDFLGGR; the protein is encoded by the coding sequence ATGACGCTTTCGCTCTTCGACATCACCGTGCCGGTCTTCATCCGCGGCTTCCGCAACCTGTCGGCCAATCTGGAGAAGGCCCGCGCCCATGCCGAAGCCGAAGGCATTCCGGTCGAAGACATCATCGGGGCACGACTTTTCCCCGACATGCTGCCGCTGTCGGGTCAGGTGCAGCGGGCCTCCGACACGGCGAAATTCGTACCGGCCCGCGTCGGCGGGCTGGAGGCGCCGGCGATGCCTGACACCGAAACCAGCTTTGCCGACCTTGCCGCGCGCATCGACGCCACCGTCGCCTATCTGAAGACGGTGCCGGACGACGCCTTCGACGGGCGCGAGGCGACCGAGGTCGCGCTGCCGGCCGGCGGCGGCCGCACAATCAACTTTACGGCGCGCGACTATGTGCTCAATTTCGCGGTACCGAACTTCTATTTCCACCTGTCGATCGCGCACGGCATCATGCGCCACAAGGGTGTGGCGATCGGCAAGCTCGACTTCCTCGGCGGGCGCTGA
- a CDS encoding dihydrofolate reductase family protein, with product MGTLLFGRATYEGMAAHWRGESGPIADFMNSVEKIVASRTLPEATWANSRLLDGEVPGAVERLKAEPGKDIFVFGSADLVADLLAHGLVDEYRLCLAPVVLGNGKPLFKPAPQALNMTLTKVTPLKTGAVILRYLPRYRG from the coding sequence ATCGGCACGCTGCTTTTCGGCCGCGCGACCTATGAGGGCATGGCGGCTCACTGGAGGGGGGAGAGCGGACCGATCGCCGACTTCATGAACTCGGTCGAAAAGATCGTCGCCTCGCGCACGCTGCCCGAAGCGACCTGGGCGAACAGCCGCCTGCTCGACGGCGAGGTACCCGGCGCGGTCGAGCGGCTCAAGGCCGAACCGGGCAAGGACATCTTTGTCTTCGGCAGCGCCGATCTGGTGGCCGACCTCTTGGCGCACGGGCTGGTCGACGAGTACCGCCTGTGCCTCGCGCCGGTGGTGCTGGGCAACGGCAAGCCGCTGTTCAAGCCGGCGCCGCAGGCGCTCAACATGACGCTGACCAAGGTCACGCCGCTCAAGACCGGCGCGGTCATCCTGCGCTACCTGCCGCGATATCGCGGGTGA
- a CDS encoding PilZ domain-containing protein → MLPEPKSDEERREHRRRVLKGATILTGMQNSALSCTIRNMHQHGAEIRIDADVPVPSHFLLYVPSEGIGYRATLAWRKGDRAGLRFDGTEPKPSWHYG, encoded by the coding sequence ATGTTGCCAGAGCCCAAGTCTGACGAAGAGCGCCGTGAGCATCGACGACGCGTCCTCAAGGGCGCCACGATCCTTACCGGGATGCAGAACTCGGCGCTTTCCTGCACCATTCGCAACATGCACCAGCACGGCGCGGAAATCCGGATCGATGCAGACGTGCCCGTCCCAAGCCACTTCCTGCTTTATGTTCCAAGCGAGGGCATCGGCTATCGGGCGACCCTGGCCTGGCGGAAGGGCGACCGTGCGGGGCTCAGGTTCGATGGCACCGAGCCGAAACCGTCCTGGCACTACGGATAG
- a CDS encoding alpha/beta hydrolase, producing MADNWHVRWLREGVRKWNKRRKKVAFVPDLSGLRFFDLLPNDFRDKPKTSRYFEKIDLSGANLRGADLSRLNFAKAKFKHAMLLNADLSKSNFKDADFTRADLVGSSFDESYLAGALFDRPTIANVTFDRANGSGATFIGADLGSAERATLTSIGARIFASRHEYLSEVIEKKDKDNLSAMVETKHDSTKKKYKNRYDVVFATNRNPIISRGEITDFGTKNSQKLSFGVCEVIVPETHRMGSLGSPMWKRLLNRSDDRLKLQHLIILNEELFGEFVRSIEARMRLREKPTIFVHGYNTSFKESVIRAAQLGFDLGIGQGIGLFSWPSLGKIHGYLADEASCEASKYYLADFIEKFVRISKEESVNIISHSMGCRCVMNALEVLSNGRKEILKKVNQIILAAADVDTAIMPNLARHAVGQCARTTSYVSDGDKALAISGWFHNFPRVGVMPPPYVLNGMDTIAVNDKELGDLSHGYFSTSRTVLSDIFTILKHNSPPSDRHSIEEAVQDNLLFWRLRN from the coding sequence ATGGCGGACAACTGGCACGTAAGGTGGCTGCGCGAAGGAGTGAGAAAGTGGAACAAGCGCCGCAAGAAAGTTGCTTTCGTACCCGATCTTTCCGGGCTTCGCTTCTTCGATCTATTGCCAAACGATTTTCGCGACAAACCTAAGACGTCAAGGTATTTTGAGAAGATAGATCTTTCTGGGGCGAACCTCAGAGGCGCAGATCTTTCGCGGTTGAACTTTGCGAAAGCCAAATTTAAACACGCAATGCTTCTGAATGCAGACCTGTCGAAATCGAATTTTAAAGACGCAGACTTTACCCGTGCAGACCTAGTCGGATCGTCATTCGATGAATCTTATCTAGCTGGCGCCCTATTTGATAGACCCACAATTGCCAATGTGACCTTCGACCGGGCCAACGGATCAGGCGCCACATTCATCGGCGCTGACCTGGGATCGGCTGAAAGAGCGACGCTTACGTCGATTGGTGCGCGCATATTTGCTTCGCGGCACGAATATTTGTCAGAAGTTATAGAAAAAAAAGATAAAGATAATTTATCGGCTATGGTAGAAACAAAACATGATTCTACCAAGAAGAAATATAAAAATAGATACGATGTTGTTTTCGCAACGAATAGGAATCCGATTATTTCGCGAGGCGAAATTACTGATTTTGGGACCAAAAATAGTCAAAAACTCTCGTTTGGAGTTTGCGAAGTCATAGTGCCGGAAACGCACCGAATGGGCTCATTAGGCTCACCGATGTGGAAGAGATTGCTCAATCGGAGCGACGATCGGCTCAAGTTGCAGCACCTCATAATCCTTAATGAGGAGCTATTTGGTGAGTTTGTTAGAAGTATCGAAGCAAGAATGAGGTTGCGCGAGAAGCCCACTATTTTTGTCCATGGGTACAATACAAGCTTCAAAGAATCAGTAATAAGAGCAGCGCAGCTCGGCTTCGATTTAGGAATTGGACAAGGTATTGGACTATTCAGCTGGCCGTCATTAGGTAAGATTCATGGTTATCTTGCTGATGAAGCTTCTTGCGAAGCAAGTAAGTATTACCTGGCAGATTTTATTGAGAAATTTGTGCGTATTTCAAAAGAAGAAAGCGTAAATATTATATCGCACAGCATGGGTTGTCGATGCGTAATGAATGCACTTGAAGTTCTTTCAAATGGTAGAAAAGAAATACTTAAAAAAGTGAATCAGATAATACTTGCGGCTGCAGATGTGGATACGGCAATCATGCCGAATCTGGCAAGGCATGCTGTGGGTCAGTGCGCAAGAACCACGTCCTACGTTTCGGACGGTGACAAGGCACTGGCAATTTCGGGCTGGTTTCACAATTTTCCGAGGGTTGGCGTTATGCCTCCGCCATACGTCTTGAATGGGATGGACACGATCGCTGTTAATGATAAAGAGTTGGGAGATCTTTCTCATGGTTATTTTTCTACTAGTAGAACTGTATTATCAGATATTTTTACCATCCTGAAGCACAACAGCCCGCCGAGCGATCGGCACTCTATTGAAGAAGCGGTGCAGGATAACCTATTGTTTTGGAGGTTAAGAAACTAG
- a CDS encoding AAA family ATPase — translation MICGKIASGKSTLAARLAQAPDTVLISEDFWLARLYPGEIATIEDYARCTRRLREAMAPLVADLLRSVSVVLDFQANTPSARAWMRGIFEKAGAAHELHYLRASDAVCKARLAARNATGGHEYRVSEAEFDLFTSHFVEPSAEEGFSIVLHDQG, via the coding sequence ATGATCTGCGGCAAGATCGCCTCAGGCAAGTCGACGCTGGCGGCGAGGCTGGCGCAGGCGCCGGACACCGTGCTGATCAGCGAGGATTTCTGGCTGGCGCGGCTCTATCCGGGCGAGATCGCGACGATCGAGGACTATGCGCGCTGCACGCGGCGGCTGCGCGAGGCCATGGCGCCGCTGGTCGCCGACCTGCTGCGCTCGGTCTCCGTGGTGCTCGACTTCCAGGCCAACACGCCTTCCGCGCGCGCCTGGATGCGCGGCATCTTCGAGAAGGCGGGCGCGGCGCACGAGCTTCATTATCTCAGGGCGAGCGATGCCGTGTGCAAGGCGAGGCTCGCCGCCCGCAACGCGACGGGCGGGCACGAATACCGGGTGAGCGAGGCCGAGTTCGACCTCTTCACCAGCCACTTCGTCGAGCCTTCGGCGGAGGAGGGGTTTTCGATCGTCCTGCACGATCAGGGGTAG
- a CDS encoding DUF2200 domain-containing protein: MARHRIYATSFASVYPHYVAKAERKGRTKQEVDEIIAWLTGYGPAELEAVLVAKTDFETFFAEAPKPNPARDKVTGVICGVRVEEVEEPTMREIRILDKLVDELARGKAMEKILRTA, encoded by the coding sequence ATGGCCAGGCACCGCATCTATGCGACGAGTTTCGCCAGCGTCTATCCGCACTATGTCGCCAAGGCCGAGAGGAAGGGGCGCACGAAGCAGGAGGTCGACGAGATCATCGCCTGGCTGACCGGCTACGGCCCCGCCGAGCTTGAGGCCGTGCTTGTGGCCAAGACCGATTTCGAGACCTTCTTCGCCGAGGCGCCGAAACCCAACCCGGCCCGCGACAAGGTCACCGGCGTGATCTGCGGCGTGCGCGTGGAAGAAGTCGAGGAGCCGACGATGCGCGAGATCCGCATCCTCGACAAGCTGGTCGACGAACTCGCCAGGGGCAAGGCGATGGAGAAGATCCTGCGGACGGCCTGA
- a CDS encoding spermidine synthase, translating into MIPWETLDTATVPGGRETLRLKRRGTEFSIMLGANELMNSRLSGSEEALARLAIERLAAPAPRLLIGGLGLGFTLRACLPLLPPQARVTVAELVPAVIAWARGPLAVLHGDSLDDPRVTVLEADVAAAIRQAREGWDAILLDVDNGPEGLSRAGNDALYSAGGLAAARSALAPGGVLAVWSARPDRGFTRRLRAAGLAVEEVTVRAGTTRRGARHVIWLARKA; encoded by the coding sequence ATGATCCCGTGGGAAACGCTCGACACGGCGACCGTGCCCGGCGGCCGCGAGACGCTGCGGCTGAAGCGGCGCGGCACCGAGTTCTCCATCATGCTCGGCGCCAACGAACTGATGAACAGCCGGCTCAGCGGCTCGGAGGAGGCGCTGGCGCGGCTTGCGATCGAGCGCCTCGCCGCGCCCGCGCCGCGGCTCCTGATCGGCGGCCTCGGCCTCGGCTTCACGCTGCGCGCCTGCCTGCCGCTGCTGCCGCCGCAAGCGCGTGTCACCGTGGCCGAGCTGGTCCCGGCGGTGATCGCCTGGGCGCGCGGCCCGCTTGCGGTACTTCACGGCGACAGCCTCGACGACCCGCGCGTCACGGTGCTGGAGGCGGACGTCGCCGCCGCGATCCGCCAGGCGCGGGAGGGCTGGGACGCCATCCTGCTCGACGTCGACAACGGTCCCGAAGGGCTGAGCCGGGCCGGCAACGATGCGCTCTATAGCGCCGGCGGGCTTGCCGCCGCACGGTCGGCGCTGGCGCCCGGCGGCGTTCTCGCGGTGTGGTCGGCCAGGCCCGACCGCGGCTTCACCCGCCGCCTGCGCGCGGCCGGGCTGGCCGTCGAGGAAGTGACCGTGCGCGCCGGCACCACCAGGCGTGGCGCCCGCCACGTCATTTGGCTGGCAAGGAAGGCATGA
- a CDS encoding MFS transporter produces the protein MLREIRPLGALLLGTFLMMVGTGLGNVVVPLRAAAEGWSPTTIAWIGTCYAVAFTAGCLLTPLFVRRVGHIRVFAVLQTTLAASMLLHAMVTDPVAWAVFRAMGGLTLVGGYMVVESWLNERVGNSNRGAVFAAYMIVSMSGVAVGQFILPLGDVRSANLFMIAALAFGAALIPVALSVAPAPQPLAEVRIKALSLFRKSPAAVVGSLLAGVIFGNWMYFGPLYGRAVGLSSTGIAAMLTAAMVGGMLFQVPFGKLSDRVDRRYVMALAGAIGVAISVAMVVLAPTRPVSIILGTFALGSVLFTIYALNVAHANDQASSDEFVQVSGGLLIVYGIGTMVGPQLGGRLMDGFGPNGFFMAIGGVYAVYGLYALWRSWRNEALPPELRTDFRVVPALPAATPETLATMDARTEEEAPPPTS, from the coding sequence ATGCTGCGTGAGATCAGACCGCTCGGCGCTCTCCTGCTCGGAACCTTCCTGATGATGGTGGGGACCGGCCTCGGCAACGTGGTCGTGCCGTTGCGCGCGGCGGCCGAGGGCTGGTCGCCGACGACCATTGCCTGGATCGGCACCTGCTATGCCGTGGCCTTCACCGCGGGATGCCTGCTGACGCCGCTTTTCGTGCGCCGGGTCGGCCATATCAGGGTGTTCGCGGTGCTGCAGACGACGCTCGCCGCCTCGATGCTGCTGCACGCGATGGTGACCGACCCGGTGGCCTGGGCGGTGTTCCGCGCCATGGGCGGGCTGACGCTGGTGGGCGGCTACATGGTGGTGGAAAGCTGGCTGAACGAGCGCGTCGGCAACAGCAATCGCGGCGCGGTCTTCGCCGCCTACATGATCGTCTCGATGTCGGGCGTCGCGGTCGGCCAGTTCATCCTGCCGCTCGGCGACGTCAGATCGGCGAACCTGTTCATGATCGCCGCGCTGGCCTTCGGCGCCGCGCTCATCCCGGTGGCGCTGTCGGTCGCGCCGGCGCCGCAGCCGCTGGCCGAGGTCCGGATCAAGGCGCTGTCGCTGTTCAGAAAGTCGCCGGCAGCCGTCGTCGGCTCGCTGCTGGCCGGCGTGATCTTCGGCAACTGGATGTATTTCGGCCCCCTCTACGGGCGCGCGGTCGGGCTCTCCTCGACCGGCATTGCCGCGATGCTGACCGCCGCCATGGTCGGCGGCATGCTGTTCCAGGTGCCGTTCGGCAAGCTCTCCGACCGCGTCGACCGCCGCTATGTCATGGCGCTGGCCGGCGCCATCGGGGTGGCGATCTCGGTCGCCATGGTGGTGCTGGCGCCGACGCGGCCGGTCAGCATCATCCTCGGCACGTTCGCGCTCGGCTCGGTGCTCTTCACCATCTACGCCCTCAACGTCGCCCACGCCAACGACCAGGCGAGTTCGGACGAGTTCGTGCAGGTCTCGGGCGGGCTGCTGATCGTCTACGGGATCGGCACCATGGTCGGCCCGCAGCTCGGCGGGCGGCTGATGGACGGCTTCGGGCCGAACGGCTTCTTCATGGCGATCGGCGGCGTCTATGCGGTCTACGGGCTCTACGCGCTGTGGCGCTCGTGGCGGAACGAAGCGCTGCCGCCCGAACTGCGCACCGATTTCCGGGTGGTGCCGGCGCTGCCGGCGGCGACGCCGGAAACGCTCGCCACCATGGATGCGCGCACCGAGGAGGAGGCACCGCCGCCTACATCCTGA
- a CDS encoding helix-turn-helix domain-containing protein, whose translation MTFGARFGLLVRRYRENDGISASDLALKALGDIAKRSRVSEIENGKVAQPQAKTISALCEALGISDEEVEACRHPPVAVHPLPQDTGLPSALLENLAMRFGHDNPDAPAAELESFLKQKAKDFQEMQVRLSALAEAEGRIANLMAAAQAALAGGDFEEADARLADAEEMQQTEYTLKQIRKQVDLRVERGRAALLKGDANLAAEHFQTAAGFFAPFSEDDQAGLIAVLATELYDQGKRFGGAGLAEAVEAYRAALRVRTEADHPVQWAMTQENIGLTFVSLAIFEPDRARTHVETALLHLDNALTKFDPVHMPFNHNKAAQARERVSEALAELGGK comes from the coding sequence ATGACCTTCGGCGCTCGTTTTGGCCTCCTAGTTCGCCGTTATCGAGAAAACGACGGCATCAGCGCGAGCGATCTGGCGCTAAAGGCGCTCGGCGATATCGCCAAGCGGTCTCGTGTTTCCGAAATCGAAAACGGGAAGGTCGCCCAGCCGCAAGCCAAGACAATTAGTGCCCTCTGTGAGGCACTAGGCATCTCAGACGAAGAAGTTGAAGCCTGCCGCCACCCGCCAGTTGCGGTCCATCCGCTTCCGCAGGACACCGGCTTGCCGTCAGCACTCCTGGAAAACCTCGCGATGCGTTTCGGGCATGACAATCCCGATGCGCCGGCGGCGGAACTCGAAAGCTTTCTCAAGCAAAAGGCTAAGGACTTCCAGGAAATGCAGGTGCGGCTTTCCGCGTTGGCGGAGGCCGAGGGTCGCATCGCCAATCTGATGGCTGCCGCCCAGGCGGCGCTGGCCGGCGGCGATTTCGAGGAAGCCGATGCGCGTCTGGCTGACGCCGAAGAAATGCAGCAGACCGAATACACGTTGAAACAGATTCGAAAGCAGGTCGATCTTCGAGTTGAGCGTGGACGTGCCGCCCTCTTGAAGGGTGATGCGAATCTGGCTGCGGAACATTTTCAGACCGCTGCAGGCTTTTTTGCGCCGTTCTCTGAGGACGATCAAGCAGGATTGATCGCCGTGCTGGCCACCGAGCTGTATGATCAAGGCAAACGGTTTGGCGGCGCAGGCCTCGCCGAAGCCGTCGAGGCCTATCGCGCCGCCCTGCGCGTCCGCACCGAGGCCGACCACCCGGTCCAATGGGCGATGACGCAGGAAAACATCGGCCTTACGTTTGTAAGCTTGGCGATATTCGAACCCGACAGGGCACGCACGCACGTGGAAACGGCGCTATTGCACTTGGACAATGCCCTAACGAAGTTCGACCCGGTTCACATGCCTTTCAACCACAACAAGGCTGCACAGGCGCGAGAGCGCGTATCGGAAGCCCTTGCAGAGCTGGGCGGCAAGTAG
- a CDS encoding carboxyl transferase domain-containing protein translates to MAVIQSALSPASEAFRDNAARMKALVAEIAGKAAEVETGGPGEARERHVARGKLLPRERLAQLLDAGSPFLEIGQFAAFDMYSGDIASAGMIAGIGRVSGREVMIVVNDATVKGGTYYPMTVKKHLRAQEIALQNNLPCIYLVDSGGANLPNQDEVFPDREHFGRIFFNQANMSAAGIPQIACVMGSCTAGGAYVPAMSDETIMVRKQATIFLGGPPLVKAATGEDVSAEELGGADLHTRESGVADHYAINDEHALGLVRRIVANLNRPKPARLETRAPRAPLFAAEEIYGVVPGDTRTPYDVREVIARIVDGSELDEFKANYGTTLVTGFAHLHGLPVGIIANNGVLFSESALKGAHFIELCCQRNIPLVFLQNITGFMVGRKYEAGGIAKDGAKLVTAVATARVPKVTIIIGGSFGAGNYGMCGRAYSPRFLWMWPNARISVMGGEQAATVLSLVKREGIERKGGAWSAEEEAAFKKPILEKYEREGHPLYSSARLWDDGIIDPAKTRQVLALSLSAALNAEMAETKFGVFRM, encoded by the coding sequence ATGGCCGTCATCCAATCCGCCCTCTCCCCTGCCTCCGAGGCCTTCCGCGACAATGCCGCCCGCATGAAGGCGCTGGTGGCCGAGATCGCCGGCAAGGCGGCCGAGGTCGAGACCGGCGGCCCCGGGGAAGCACGCGAGCGCCACGTCGCGCGCGGCAAGCTGTTGCCGCGCGAGCGGCTGGCGCAGTTGCTCGACGCCGGCTCGCCCTTCCTGGAGATCGGCCAGTTCGCCGCCTTCGACATGTATTCCGGCGACATCGCGTCGGCCGGCATGATCGCCGGCATCGGCCGCGTCTCGGGCCGCGAGGTGATGATCGTCGTCAACGACGCCACCGTGAAGGGCGGCACCTATTATCCGATGACGGTGAAAAAGCACCTGCGCGCCCAGGAGATCGCGCTGCAGAACAACCTGCCCTGCATCTATCTGGTCGATTCGGGCGGCGCCAATCTGCCCAACCAGGACGAGGTCTTTCCCGACCGCGAGCATTTCGGCCGAATCTTCTTCAACCAGGCCAACATGTCGGCTGCCGGCATTCCGCAGATCGCCTGCGTCATGGGCTCGTGCACGGCGGGCGGCGCCTACGTGCCGGCGATGTCGGACGAAACCATCATGGTGCGCAAGCAGGCAACCATCTTCCTCGGCGGCCCGCCGCTGGTGAAGGCGGCGACCGGCGAGGACGTCTCGGCCGAGGAACTCGGCGGCGCCGACCTGCACACGCGCGAATCGGGCGTTGCCGACCATTACGCCATCAATGACGAGCACGCGCTCGGTCTGGTGCGCCGCATCGTCGCCAATCTCAACCGGCCCAAGCCGGCGCGGCTCGAGACGCGTGCGCCGCGCGCCCCGCTCTTCGCCGCCGAGGAGATCTACGGCGTCGTGCCCGGCGACACCCGCACGCCCTACGACGTGCGCGAGGTGATCGCCCGCATCGTCGACGGCTCCGAACTCGACGAGTTCAAGGCCAATTACGGCACCACGCTGGTCACCGGCTTTGCCCATCTCCACGGCCTGCCGGTCGGCATCATCGCCAACAATGGCGTGCTGTTTTCGGAATCAGCGCTCAAGGGCGCGCATTTCATCGAGCTCTGCTGCCAGCGCAACATCCCGCTGGTCTTCCTGCAGAACATCACCGGCTTCATGGTCGGCCGCAAATACGAGGCCGGCGGCATCGCCAAGGACGGCGCCAAGCTGGTCACCGCGGTCGCCACCGCGCGCGTGCCCAAGGTCACCATCATCATCGGCGGTTCCTTCGGCGCCGGCAATTACGGCATGTGCGGACGTGCCTACTCGCCGCGCTTCTTGTGGATGTGGCCCAATGCGCGCATCTCGGTGATGGGCGGCGAACAGGCCGCCACCGTGCTGTCGCTGGTCAAGCGCGAGGGCATCGAGAGGAAGGGCGGCGCCTGGTCGGCCGAGGAAGAGGCCGCGTTCAAGAAGCCGATCCTGGAAAAATACGAGCGCGAGGGCCACCCGCTCTATTCCTCGGCCCGGCTCTGGGACGACGGCATCATCGACCCGGCCAAGACGCGCCAGGTGCTGGCGCTGTCGCTCTCGGCCGCGCTCAACGCCGAGATGGCGGAGACGAAGTTCGGCGTCTTCAGGATGTGA
- a CDS encoding type II toxin-antitoxin system HicA family toxin yields MHAKHRRTLEAVFRDPVSGTIKWRDIEAMLIGLGAEISEGSGSRIRFSLRGRTLFVHRPHPSPDARRYVVRNVRQFLSEAGIGP; encoded by the coding sequence ATGCATGCCAAACATCGCCGCACACTGGAAGCGGTTTTTCGCGATCCGGTCAGCGGCACGATCAAGTGGCGAGATATCGAGGCGATGCTGATCGGACTTGGCGCTGAAATCAGCGAAGGCAGTGGATCGCGCATACGTTTTTCGCTGCGTGGCAGAACGCTTTTCGTGCATCGGCCCCACCCTTCGCCGGACGCGCGGCGATATGTGGTGCGCAATGTGAGACAGTTTTTGAGCGAAGCGGGAATAGGACCTTGA
- a CDS encoding type II toxin-antitoxin system HicB family antitoxin: MRSYKGYAGTVEFEEDDLVFHGRVVGIRDLVTYEASTAEGLVKAFRDSVEDYLSFCAEQGKEPEKPFSGKLALRTTPEIHDLVSRAAASDGKSVNQWISDTLADAASKRVEAGWTRVRS; the protein is encoded by the coding sequence TTGAGATCGTACAAGGGGTATGCAGGGACCGTCGAGTTCGAGGAGGACGATCTTGTCTTCCACGGCCGGGTCGTGGGCATCCGTGATCTGGTGACGTATGAGGCGAGCACCGCCGAAGGTCTCGTGAAAGCGTTCCGCGACAGCGTCGAGGATTATCTTTCCTTTTGCGCCGAACAGGGCAAGGAGCCCGAGAAGCCGTTTTCCGGCAAGCTAGCCTTGCGCACGACACCTGAAATTCACGACCTTGTAAGCCGCGCCGCGGCGAGCGACGGCAAGTCGGTCAATCAGTGGATTTCGGACACGCTGGCGGACGCGGCGTCGAAACGCGTCGAGGCCGGCTGGACGCGCGTGCGCAGCTGA
- a CDS encoding flavodoxin family protein, which translates to MTLSDRQKDLCRDHGFDFSGLKALLINCTLKASHQGGSHTQTLMDDSIAIMEKCGVAVSCLRAADHHLAFGVQPDMREHGASRDDWPETFWPKVREADILVLGSPIWLGEESSLCRVVIERLYAHSAQRNDKGQYVFYGKTGGAIVTGNEDGIKHVAMTCLYAMQHVGYVIPPQADCGWIGEAGPGASYGDMLDDGSRAGFDNDFTRRNLTFMTWNLMHVARMLKEAGGLPAHGNTA; encoded by the coding sequence ATGACCCTCAGCGACAGGCAGAAGGACCTTTGCCGCGACCACGGTTTCGATTTTTCCGGGCTCAAGGCGCTGCTCATCAACTGCACGCTCAAGGCCTCCCACCAGGGCGGCTCGCACACCCAGACGCTGATGGACGACTCGATCGCCATCATGGAAAAATGCGGCGTGGCGGTCTCCTGCCTGCGCGCCGCCGACCATCATCTCGCCTTCGGCGTCCAGCCCGACATGCGCGAGCACGGCGCTTCCCGCGACGACTGGCCGGAGACTTTCTGGCCGAAGGTGCGCGAGGCCGACATCCTCGTGCTCGGCTCGCCGATCTGGCTCGGCGAGGAATCCTCGCTCTGCCGCGTCGTCATCGAGCGGCTTTACGCCCATTCCGCGCAGCGCAACGACAAGGGCCAGTATGTCTTCTACGGCAAGACCGGCGGCGCGATCGTCACCGGCAACGAGGACGGCATCAAGCATGTCGCCATGACCTGCCTCTACGCCATGCAGCATGTCGGCTACGTGATTCCGCCTCAGGCCGATTGCGGCTGGATCGGCGAGGCCGGCCCAGGCGCCTCCTATGGCGACATGCTCGACGACGGCAGCCGCGCCGGCTTCGACAACGACTTCACCCGCCGCAACCTGACCTTCATGACCTGGAACCTGATGCATGTCGCACGCATGCTGAAGGAGGCCGGCGGCCTGCCCGCCCACGGCAACACCGCCTGA